The following are encoded in a window of Manihot esculenta cultivar AM560-2 chromosome 8, M.esculenta_v8, whole genome shotgun sequence genomic DNA:
- the LOC110620470 gene encoding myb family transcription factor PHL5 isoform X1 has translation MNTSKIDCQDRIHHNHGLIGDFAVHFSQCFGNQQSWNKEIHMQQPVMEAGLQQQQYLRPDRSSASIMSRFESPASAFYATERFMGFPQYDCQVEAPPLCFSYSKSYDSQQSSRENYAIDSGEQAEHNLEMRSNLQPIVKSHFSDDQFYKSYKSSCSSSSENKLYLLERNKVLNNGTASVGNHGSIPFQGDQDHRVGCNPCTSPFAQLGFNSSQGIQSPRFSSAGACVSSGNPVANGAVLSSKTRIRWTQDLHEKFVVCVNRLGGAEKATPKAILKLMDTDGLTIFHVKSHLQKYRIAKYMPDSLEGKPERRNSISNVSQIDTKTSGMQITEALQLQLDVQRCLHEQLEIQKNLQLRIEEQSRQLRMMLDQQQQRTSNSLLRNQNLDNTTSPDEPELNLDDIEISITEDFNNTQFPSKIS, from the exons ATGAACACTTCAAAGATCGATTGCCAAGATCGAATTCACCATAATCATGGCCTAATTGGTGACTTTGCTGTTCATTTCTCACAATGTTTTGGTAACCAACAGAGTTGGAACAAAGAAATTCATATGCAGCAACCTGTTATGGAGGCAGGACTCCAACAGCAGCAATATCTCAGGCCTGATAGATCATCAGCCAGCATAATGAGCCGATTCGAATCGCCAGCTTCAGCCTTCTATGCAACAGAAAGATTCATGGGGTTTCCACAGTATGATTGTCAAGTTGAAGCTCCTCCCTTGTGCTTCTCATACTCCAAGTCCTATGATTCACAACAGTCTTCAAGGGAAAATTATGCTATTGACTCAGGAGAACAAGCTGAGCACAACTTGGAAATGAGAAGCAATTTGCAGCCAATTGTGAAATCCCATTTCTCTGATGATCAGttttacaagtcttataaaagTTCCTGCAGCAGTTCTTCAGAAAACAAGCTGTATCTGCTTGAAAGAAATAAAGTGTTAAACAATGGAACTGCCTCCGTAGGGAATCACGGTTCAATTCCTTTTCAAGGAGATCAGGATCATAGA GTTGGTTGTAATCCTTGCACATCTCCATTTGCACAGCTGGGATTTAATTCTTCACAAGGGATACAGTCTCCAAGATTTTCTTCTGCAGGTGCTTGTGTGTCTTCTGGTAATCCTGTTGCTAATGGAGCTGTGCTTTCAAGTAAAACCAGAATAAGATGGACTCAAGATCTCCATGAGAAGTTCGTCGTGTGCGTCAATCGCCTCGGGGGTGCAGAGA AAGCAACGCCAAAGGCAATACTAAAGCTGATGGATACAGATGGATTGACCATCTTTCATGTGAAGAGTCATCTGCAG AAATATAGAATTGCAAAGTACATGCCAGACTCTTTAGAAG GAAAGCCTGAGAGAAGAAATAGCATTAGTAACGTATCCCAGATCGATACAAAAAC CAGTGGCATGCAAATCACAGAGGCACTGCAACTGCAATTAGATGTCCAGAGGTGTCTACATGAACAGTTGGAG ATACAGAAAAACCTGCAATTGCGAATCGAAGAACAAAGCAGACAACTTAGGATGATGTTAGATCAACAACAACAGAGGACAAGTAATAGTCTTTTGAGGAATCAGAACTTGGATAATACAACATCCCCAGATGAGCCTGAACTAAATCTTGATGACATTGAGATTTCCATCACAGAAGATTTTAATAACACCCAATTCCCATCTAAGATAAGTTAG
- the LOC110620470 gene encoding myb family transcription factor PHL5 isoform X2 has protein sequence MNTSKIDCQDRIHHNHGLIGDFAVHFSQCFGNQQSWNKEIHMQQPVMEAGLQQQQYLRPDRSSASIMSRFESPASAFYATERFMGFPQYDCQVEAPPLCFSYSKSYDSQQSSRENYAIDSGEQAEHNLEMRSNLQPIVKSHFSDDQFYKSYKSSCSSSSENKLYLLERNKVLNNGTASVGNHGSIPFQGDQDHRVGCNPCTSPFAQLGFNSSQGIQSPRFSSAGACVSSGNPVANGAVLSSKTRIRWTQDLHEKFVVCVNRLGGAEKATPKAILKLMDTDGLTIFHVKSHLQKYRIAKYMPDSLEGKPERRNSISNVSQIDTKTGMQITEALQLQLDVQRCLHEQLEIQKNLQLRIEEQSRQLRMMLDQQQQRTSNSLLRNQNLDNTTSPDEPELNLDDIEISITEDFNNTQFPSKIS, from the exons ATGAACACTTCAAAGATCGATTGCCAAGATCGAATTCACCATAATCATGGCCTAATTGGTGACTTTGCTGTTCATTTCTCACAATGTTTTGGTAACCAACAGAGTTGGAACAAAGAAATTCATATGCAGCAACCTGTTATGGAGGCAGGACTCCAACAGCAGCAATATCTCAGGCCTGATAGATCATCAGCCAGCATAATGAGCCGATTCGAATCGCCAGCTTCAGCCTTCTATGCAACAGAAAGATTCATGGGGTTTCCACAGTATGATTGTCAAGTTGAAGCTCCTCCCTTGTGCTTCTCATACTCCAAGTCCTATGATTCACAACAGTCTTCAAGGGAAAATTATGCTATTGACTCAGGAGAACAAGCTGAGCACAACTTGGAAATGAGAAGCAATTTGCAGCCAATTGTGAAATCCCATTTCTCTGATGATCAGttttacaagtcttataaaagTTCCTGCAGCAGTTCTTCAGAAAACAAGCTGTATCTGCTTGAAAGAAATAAAGTGTTAAACAATGGAACTGCCTCCGTAGGGAATCACGGTTCAATTCCTTTTCAAGGAGATCAGGATCATAGA GTTGGTTGTAATCCTTGCACATCTCCATTTGCACAGCTGGGATTTAATTCTTCACAAGGGATACAGTCTCCAAGATTTTCTTCTGCAGGTGCTTGTGTGTCTTCTGGTAATCCTGTTGCTAATGGAGCTGTGCTTTCAAGTAAAACCAGAATAAGATGGACTCAAGATCTCCATGAGAAGTTCGTCGTGTGCGTCAATCGCCTCGGGGGTGCAGAGA AAGCAACGCCAAAGGCAATACTAAAGCTGATGGATACAGATGGATTGACCATCTTTCATGTGAAGAGTCATCTGCAG AAATATAGAATTGCAAAGTACATGCCAGACTCTTTAGAAG GAAAGCCTGAGAGAAGAAATAGCATTAGTAACGTATCCCAGATCGATACAAAAAC TGGCATGCAAATCACAGAGGCACTGCAACTGCAATTAGATGTCCAGAGGTGTCTACATGAACAGTTGGAG ATACAGAAAAACCTGCAATTGCGAATCGAAGAACAAAGCAGACAACTTAGGATGATGTTAGATCAACAACAACAGAGGACAAGTAATAGTCTTTTGAGGAATCAGAACTTGGATAATACAACATCCCCAGATGAGCCTGAACTAAATCTTGATGACATTGAGATTTCCATCACAGAAGATTTTAATAACACCCAATTCCCATCTAAGATAAGTTAG